In Streptomyces sp. NBC_01717, one DNA window encodes the following:
- a CDS encoding DUF475 domain-containing protein: MLLKTFGWSFAITALGLVAAVFYGGWEALGVVAILSVLEISLSFDNAVVNAGILKKMNAFWQKIFLTIGVLIAVFGMRLVFPVVIVAITAKLGPIEAVDLSFNQPDRYQELVTDAHPAIASFGGMFLLMIFLDFIFEERDIQWLRWIERPLAKLGKVDMLSVCIALIVLLISAMTFATQAHQHGGGHADKAETVLLAGVAGLITYLIVGGLSSYFENKLEEEEEREHEAEEEARKTGKKLSAVVLSGKAAFFMFLYLEVLDASFSFDGVIGAFAITNNIVLMALGLGIGAMYVRSLTVYLVRQGTLDDYVYLEHGAHYAIGALSVILLVTIQYQINEIITGLVGVVLIAWSFWSSVRRNKALEAGGGDDNSGSKAEVPSGV, from the coding sequence GTGCTTCTGAAAACCTTCGGCTGGTCGTTCGCGATTACCGCGCTCGGCCTGGTCGCAGCGGTGTTCTACGGGGGGTGGGAGGCCCTCGGGGTGGTCGCGATCCTTTCCGTCCTCGAGATCTCGCTGTCCTTCGACAATGCGGTGGTCAACGCCGGAATCCTGAAGAAGATGAATGCCTTCTGGCAGAAGATCTTCCTCACGATCGGTGTCCTCATCGCGGTCTTCGGTATGCGGCTGGTCTTCCCCGTCGTGATCGTGGCCATCACCGCCAAGTTGGGTCCCATCGAGGCGGTCGATCTCTCGTTCAACCAGCCCGACCGCTATCAGGAACTGGTCACGGACGCCCACCCGGCGATCGCCTCCTTCGGTGGCATGTTCCTGCTGATGATCTTCCTCGACTTCATCTTCGAGGAGCGTGACATCCAGTGGCTGCGCTGGATCGAGCGTCCGCTCGCCAAGCTCGGCAAGGTCGACATGCTGTCGGTCTGCATCGCGCTCATCGTGCTGCTGATCTCGGCCATGACCTTCGCGACCCAGGCGCACCAGCACGGCGGCGGTCACGCGGACAAGGCGGAGACCGTTCTGCTCGCGGGTGTCGCGGGTCTGATCACGTACCTCATCGTCGGCGGTCTCTCCAGCTACTTCGAGAACAAGCTCGAGGAAGAGGAGGAGCGCGAGCACGAGGCCGAGGAAGAGGCCAGGAAGACCGGCAAGAAGCTCTCCGCGGTGGTCCTCTCCGGCAAGGCCGCGTTCTTCATGTTCCTCTACCTCGAGGTGCTCGACGCGTCCTTCTCGTTCGACGGTGTCATCGGTGCCTTCGCCATCACCAACAACATCGTGCTGATGGCCCTCGGCCTCGGTATCGGCGCCATGTACGTCCGGTCGCTCACGGTCTACCTGGTCCGTCAGGGCACCCTCGACGACTACGTCTACCTGGAGCACGGCGCGCACTACGCGATCGGCGCGCTGTCCGTCATCCTGCTCGTCACCATCCAGTACCAGATCAACGAGATCATCACCGGCCTCGTCGGCGTCGTGCTGATCGCCTGGTCCTTCTGGTCCTCGGTCCGGCGCAACAAGGCGCTGGAGGCCGGAGGCGGCGACGACAACTCGGGCTCCAAGGCGGAAGTCCCGTCCGGGGTGTGA
- a CDS encoding TerD family protein, with protein sequence MAFWDGLWPRREAQFESGNAATNSIVLSKRHATVSLTKQGALTGNLRVNLSWRMRTSDIEGRSRQSGRLLRPFKLFQPDVVQAHTQGVVNVDLDLGCMYELKDGTKGVVQPLGNLIGDLNGPPYIRLSGDDRFGAPSGETVYVNLDQRDQIKRLLFFVYIYDQTPAFDRTHAKVTLYPGNGPRIEIELDERAPQARSCAVFTVENVKDELIVRREVKFVYGFQSELDRLYGWGMQWGRGYKSRA encoded by the coding sequence ATGGCGTTCTGGGACGGCCTGTGGCCGAGGCGCGAAGCGCAGTTCGAGTCAGGGAACGCGGCGACCAACTCCATCGTGCTCTCCAAGCGGCACGCCACGGTCTCGCTGACCAAACAGGGCGCGCTGACCGGCAACCTCCGGGTCAATCTCTCCTGGCGGATGCGTACGTCCGACATCGAGGGCCGATCGCGGCAGAGCGGCCGGCTGCTGCGGCCGTTCAAGCTCTTCCAGCCCGATGTGGTCCAGGCCCACACCCAGGGCGTGGTCAACGTCGACCTGGACCTCGGCTGCATGTACGAGCTGAAGGACGGCACCAAGGGCGTCGTGCAGCCGCTGGGCAACCTGATCGGCGACCTGAACGGGCCGCCGTACATCAGGCTCAGCGGGGACGACCGCTTCGGGGCGCCGTCGGGGGAGACCGTGTACGTCAACCTCGACCAGCGGGACCAGATCAAGCGGCTGCTGTTCTTCGTCTACATCTACGACCAGACGCCGGCCTTCGACCGTACGCACGCCAAGGTGACGCTCTACCCGGGCAACGGGCCGCGGATCGAGATCGAGCTCGACGAGAGGGCCCCGCAGGCCCGCTCGTGCGCCGTGTTCACCGTGGAGAACGTCAAGGACGAGCTGATCGTGCGGCGCGAGGTGAAATTCGTCTACGGCTTCCAGTCGGAGCTGGACCGGCTGTACGGCTGGGGGATGCAGTGGGGCCGAGGCTACAAGTCACGGGCCTGA
- a CDS encoding TerD family protein — protein MTHAMLKGSNVPLDATAVRAVLRWTPGAGVPDVDASALLLGTGGRVRSDEDFVFYNQPRHPSGLVRRLPKRSAAEGLTDTIEADLGALDPSVEQVVIAASSDGAAFQQVRDLRILVYDAGSAGGDPLAVFDVRPETGEETAIICGELYRRGDGWKFRAVGQGYPTGLVGLATAFGISVDEAEAAAEPDAAGSPSPSHAPAPVPAAAPPAPVFPPAPGPDPQATVQHQQPAYGYPQPTAVAAPVPAPQPAYGYPQPASAQPAYGYPQPAAAAQPAPDPNFVLPPQGPQFVRS, from the coding sequence ATGACGCACGCGATGCTGAAGGGCTCGAACGTCCCCCTCGATGCCACGGCCGTACGGGCCGTGCTGCGCTGGACCCCGGGCGCCGGGGTCCCCGATGTGGACGCTTCGGCCCTGCTTCTCGGCACCGGGGGCCGTGTGCGCTCCGACGAGGACTTCGTCTTCTACAACCAGCCCAGGCACCCTTCCGGCCTGGTACGGCGACTGCCGAAGCGCAGTGCCGCCGAGGGGTTGACCGACACCATCGAGGCCGACCTGGGCGCGCTCGACCCCTCGGTCGAGCAGGTGGTCATCGCCGCGTCCTCGGACGGCGCCGCCTTCCAGCAGGTCCGCGATCTGCGCATCCTGGTGTACGACGCGGGCTCGGCGGGCGGGGATCCGCTCGCCGTGTTCGATGTGCGGCCGGAGACCGGCGAGGAGACCGCGATCATCTGCGGTGAGCTCTACCGGCGCGGCGATGGCTGGAAATTCAGGGCGGTCGGCCAGGGCTACCCGACGGGTCTGGTAGGTCTCGCGACGGCGTTCGGCATCTCGGTCGACGAGGCGGAGGCCGCGGCCGAGCCCGATGCGGCCGGATCGCCCAGCCCTTCGCACGCCCCGGCGCCCGTGCCGGCTGCCGCACCGCCCGCTCCCGTGTTTCCCCCCGCGCCCGGCCCCGACCCGCAGGCCACGGTCCAGCACCAGCAGCCCGCGTACGGCTACCCGCAGCCGACAGCGGTTGCAGCGCCCGTCCCGGCTCCCCAGCCGGCCTACGGCTACCCGCAGCCGGCCTCCGCACAGCCCGCGTACGGGTATCCGCAGCCCGCGGCGGCTGCACAGCCCGCCCCGGACCCGAATTTCGTCCTGCCGCCGCAGGGCCCGCAGTTCGTCCGGTCCTGA
- a CDS encoding HpcH/HpaI aldolase/citrate lyase family protein, with amino-acid sequence MRHFGHISPAARKGLFHREPGEFGAGSPTRMLSAALGATLYSPATRPRLADDIIKQAGRGVVSMVLCLEDSIDDSEVTAAEENLVRQFTDLAARDAEVPLLFIRVREPEQITDLVNRLGTSARLLSGFVLPKFTEERGVPFMEALTKAETATRRRLFAMPVLESPELLHLESRGETLQGIARTVDRYRDRVLALRLGVTDFCSAYGLRRAPDMTAYDVQLVAAVIADVVNVLGRADGTGFTITGPVWEYFRLQERMFKPQLRRSPFLEGRAEELRTELIEHDLDGLLREIELDRANGLLGKTCIHPSHVAPVHALSVVSHEEFTDAQDIMRPERGGGGVMRSAYTNKMNEVKPHRAWAERTLLRAEVFGVAKEDVGFVDLLAAGLAE; translated from the coding sequence ATGCGGCATTTCGGGCACATCTCGCCCGCTGCGCGGAAGGGCCTGTTCCATCGGGAGCCCGGCGAATTCGGTGCGGGCTCGCCCACCCGCATGCTTTCGGCCGCCCTGGGCGCCACCCTCTACTCCCCGGCCACCCGGCCGCGGCTCGCGGACGACATCATCAAACAGGCCGGGCGCGGTGTCGTCTCGATGGTGCTGTGCCTGGAGGACTCGATCGACGACTCCGAGGTGACGGCGGCCGAGGAGAACCTGGTCAGACAGTTCACCGACCTCGCGGCGCGGGATGCCGAGGTGCCGCTGCTCTTCATCCGGGTCCGTGAACCGGAGCAGATCACGGACCTGGTCAACCGGCTCGGCACCTCCGCCCGATTGTTGTCCGGATTTGTACTTCCGAAGTTCACGGAAGAGCGTGGCGTGCCGTTCATGGAGGCACTCACCAAGGCCGAGACGGCCACGCGCCGGCGGCTCTTCGCGATGCCCGTCCTCGAATCCCCGGAGCTGCTTCATCTGGAGTCCCGTGGCGAGACGCTGCAGGGAATCGCCCGTACCGTGGACAGATACCGGGACCGGGTGCTCGCGCTGCGGCTCGGGGTCACCGATTTCTGCTCGGCGTACGGACTGCGCAGGGCGCCCGACATGACGGCGTACGACGTGCAGCTCGTTGCCGCGGTCATCGCTGACGTGGTCAATGTGCTGGGCCGGGCCGACGGCACCGGTTTCACCATCACCGGCCCGGTGTGGGAGTACTTCCGACTTCAGGAGCGCATGTTCAAACCGCAGCTGCGCCGCAGCCCCTTCCTGGAGGGCCGGGCCGAGGAGCTGCGCACAGAGCTGATCGAGCACGACCTGGACGGGCTGCTGCGGGAGATCGAGCTCGACCGGGCCAACGGGCTGCTCGGCAAGACCTGCATCCACCCGTCGCACGTCGCGCCCGTCCACGCACTGTCCGTGGTCAGTCACGAGGAGTTCACCGATGCACAGGACATCATGCGGCCGGAGCGGGGAGGCGGTGGAGTGATGCGCTCCGCGTATACGAACAAGATGAACGAAGTGAAGCCCCACCGGGCCTGGGCCGAGCGCACGCTGCTGCGGGCCGAGGTCTTCGGCGTGGCGAAGGAAGACGTCGGGTTCGTGGATCTGCTGGCCGCGGGCCTCGCGGAATGA
- a CDS encoding phosphoribosyltransferase, with the protein MSERAARKETANVVWSGSWVAERLGVELVGNGAPGGDGELRELLGLALRRNPKRAHLLVSNVLGKHVPQRPSVVYGAGFELGLRVRELLGEAPARRSVVLGYAETATGLGHAVADGLGVAPYLHSTRRPVEGVVRAGGFEESHSHATSHLLLPEDPTLLGTGGEGRAGEPLVLVDDEFSTGNTVLNTIRALHELYPRDRYVIVALVDMRSPADRGRLTEFAAEIGARVDLVARGTGTVRLPDGVLEKGQALVAAHERAAEAGDGVAAAAGAGSPVPGRATDTFCTRVELGWPAGVPDGGRHGFTPAHRATLESALPAMAARIADALDGDARRVLVLGFEELMYAPLRLGTALEAHTDAEVRYSTTTRSPVLAVDDPGYAIRSRLVFPAHDDPADGPGDRFAYNVAGAGFDAVVVVVDSTADTPELHAPGGLLAELAAHTSHILLAVVPSYVPYAFSPAPERQEPPMLPEPLRGPVFSSYEPDDVGWLLQDLSDTELEAPTEEREEAIQSGGAHYAESLPVEYQPSAEYQDLFKAALDLSAARIARAVGTVTETVLAERSPRPVLVSLARAGTPVGVLMRRWAQHRHGFDLPHYAVSIVRGRGIDANALRWLAAHHNPADVVFVDGWTGKGAITRELSAALAEFEGFDPEIAVLADPGGCVRTYGTREDFLIPSACLNSTVSGLISRTVLRSDLVGPHDFHGAKFYRELADADVSGHFLDTVAEHFDEVVDAVDAEVKELLAADRAPTWDGWAAVERISAEYGIHDVNLVKPGVGETTRVLLRRVPWKILAKRGAGADLEHIRLLAEQRGVPVEEVDELPYTCVGLIHPKYTRGATGADGKAVASQ; encoded by the coding sequence ATGAGCGAGCGCGCAGCAAGGAAAGAGACGGCGAACGTGGTGTGGTCGGGTAGCTGGGTGGCGGAGCGACTGGGCGTCGAGCTCGTCGGCAACGGGGCGCCCGGAGGCGACGGGGAGCTCCGGGAGCTACTCGGCCTCGCTCTGCGCCGCAATCCCAAACGGGCCCATCTGCTCGTCTCCAATGTGCTGGGCAAGCATGTGCCGCAGAGGCCGTCCGTGGTCTACGGGGCGGGCTTCGAACTCGGCCTGAGGGTGCGCGAGCTCCTCGGGGAGGCGCCGGCGCGCCGGTCGGTGGTCCTCGGGTACGCGGAGACGGCCACCGGTCTCGGCCACGCGGTCGCCGACGGACTCGGAGTGGCGCCGTATCTCCACTCGACGCGCCGCCCGGTCGAGGGCGTGGTCCGGGCGGGCGGCTTCGAGGAGTCGCACTCGCACGCGACCTCGCATCTGCTGCTGCCGGAGGACCCGACGCTGCTCGGGACCGGCGGTGAGGGCCGGGCGGGAGAGCCGCTCGTGCTGGTGGACGACGAGTTCTCCACGGGCAACACCGTGCTCAACACGATCCGCGCGCTGCACGAGCTGTACCCACGCGACCGGTACGTGATCGTGGCCCTGGTGGACATGCGGTCGCCGGCCGACCGCGGACGCCTGACCGAGTTCGCCGCGGAGATCGGCGCACGCGTCGACCTGGTGGCGAGGGGAACGGGCACGGTCCGCCTCCCGGACGGCGTCCTGGAGAAGGGGCAGGCGCTGGTCGCCGCCCATGAGCGGGCCGCCGAGGCCGGCGACGGCGTGGCTGCCGCAGCCGGGGCCGGATCACCGGTACCGGGGCGAGCGACCGACACCTTCTGCACCCGAGTGGAGCTGGGGTGGCCGGCGGGGGTGCCCGACGGCGGCCGGCACGGCTTCACCCCCGCACATCGCGCGACCCTGGAATCGGCCCTTCCGGCCATGGCCGCCCGCATCGCCGACGCCCTGGACGGCGACGCCCGCCGCGTACTGGTCCTCGGCTTCGAGGAACTGATGTACGCACCGCTCCGGCTCGGCACGGCCCTGGAGGCCCACACCGACGCCGAGGTGCGCTACTCGACCACCACGCGTTCCCCCGTTCTCGCCGTCGACGACCCCGGCTACGCGATACGCAGCCGTCTGGTCTTCCCGGCCCACGACGACCCGGCCGACGGCCCCGGCGACCGCTTCGCCTACAACGTCGCGGGTGCCGGTTTCGACGCGGTCGTGGTGGTCGTCGACTCCACCGCCGACACCCCGGAGCTGCACGCCCCCGGCGGCCTGCTGGCGGAGCTGGCCGCGCACACCTCCCACATCCTGCTGGCCGTCGTCCCCTCGTACGTCCCGTACGCCTTCTCACCCGCCCCCGAACGGCAGGAACCTCCTATGCTGCCCGAGCCCCTTCGCGGCCCCGTCTTCTCCTCCTACGAGCCGGACGACGTCGGATGGCTGCTCCAGGACCTCTCGGACACCGAGCTGGAGGCGCCCACCGAGGAGCGCGAGGAAGCGATACAGAGCGGTGGCGCGCACTACGCCGAGTCGCTGCCCGTCGAATACCAGCCGTCCGCCGAGTACCAGGACCTGTTCAAGGCGGCCCTGGACCTGTCGGCCGCCCGCATCGCACGGGCCGTCGGCACCGTCACCGAGACGGTTCTCGCCGAGCGCAGCCCCCGTCCCGTTCTCGTCTCCCTCGCCCGGGCCGGAACCCCGGTCGGTGTGCTGATGCGCCGCTGGGCGCAGCACCGGCACGGATTCGATCTGCCGCACTACGCCGTCTCCATCGTGCGCGGACGGGGCATCGACGCCAATGCCCTGCGCTGGCTGGCCGCCCACCACAACCCGGCGGACGTCGTCTTCGTCGACGGCTGGACCGGCAAGGGGGCGATCACCCGTGAACTGTCGGCGGCGCTCGCCGAGTTCGAGGGCTTCGATCCCGAGATCGCGGTCCTGGCCGACCCGGGCGGCTGTGTCCGTACCTACGGCACCCGTGAGGACTTCCTCATCCCGTCCGCCTGCCTCAACTCCACCGTCTCCGGACTGATCTCGCGCACGGTGCTCCGTTCCGACCTGGTCGGCCCACATGACTTCCACGGCGCGAAGTTCTACCGGGAGCTGGCGGACGCCGATGTGTCCGGCCACTTCCTCGACACCGTCGCCGAGCACTTCGACGAGGTCGTCGACGCAGTGGACGCCGAGGTCAAGGAGCTGCTCGCCGCGGACCGCGCCCCGACCTGGGACGGCTGGGCGGCCGTCGAGCGCATCAGCGCGGAGTACGGCATCCACGATGTGAACCTGGTCAAGCCCGGCGTCGGCGAGACCACACGCGTACTGCTGCGACGCGTGCCGTGGAAGATCCTCGCCAAGCGCGGCGCCGGCGCCGACCTCGAGCACATCAGGCTGCTGGCCGAGCAGCGCGGAGTACCGGTCGAAGAGGTCGACGAACTCCCGTACACCTGCGTCGGACTGATCCACCCGAAGTACACCCGGGGAGCGACGGGAGCGGACGGCAAGGCGGTGGCGTCACAGTGA
- a CDS encoding HAD family hydrolase has product MAARTAPAGSVTLVASDLDRTLIYSAAALQLSMPDAEAPRLLCVEVYGHKPLSYLTETAAELLEELARTTVFVPTTTRTREQYQRIRLPGPAPEFAICANGGHLLVDGVSDPDWQAQVARRLADECASLAEVRAHLAAAADPAWLLKERVAEDLFAYLVVERSLLPAGWVGELAEWADPRGWTVSLQGRKIYAVPKPLTKSAAMNEVARRAGATLTLAAGDSLLDADLLLAADHAWRPGHGELADTDWSAPHVDVLTENGVAAGEEILRRFLRASVPQQGPRQGTVVPEAVTGLPGR; this is encoded by the coding sequence ATGGCCGCCCGGACCGCTCCCGCCGGCTCCGTGACGCTGGTCGCCAGCGACCTCGACCGCACCCTCATCTACTCGGCGGCGGCGCTCCAGCTCTCCATGCCGGACGCCGAAGCCCCCCGGCTGCTCTGCGTCGAGGTGTACGGCCACAAGCCGCTCTCCTATCTCACGGAGACGGCCGCCGAACTCCTCGAAGAGCTGGCCCGCACCACGGTCTTCGTGCCCACGACCACCCGCACCCGTGAGCAGTACCAGCGCATCAGACTCCCCGGCCCCGCACCGGAGTTCGCCATCTGCGCGAACGGGGGACACCTCCTGGTCGACGGGGTGTCCGACCCCGACTGGCAGGCGCAGGTGGCCCGCCGGCTCGCCGACGAGTGCGCCTCCCTCGCCGAAGTCCGCGCCCACCTCGCCGCCGCTGCGGACCCTGCCTGGCTCCTCAAGGAACGGGTCGCCGAGGACCTCTTCGCCTATCTCGTCGTCGAACGCTCGCTGCTGCCCGCGGGATGGGTGGGGGAGCTGGCCGAGTGGGCGGACCCCCGCGGCTGGACCGTGTCGCTCCAGGGCCGCAAGATCTACGCCGTGCCCAAGCCGCTCACCAAGAGCGCCGCGATGAACGAAGTCGCCCGCCGCGCCGGCGCCACGCTCACCCTCGCCGCCGGTGACTCGCTCCTCGACGCCGACCTGCTTCTCGCCGCCGACCACGCCTGGCGCCCCGGCCACGGCGAACTCGCCGACACCGACTGGAGCGCCCCGCACGTCGACGTACTGACGGAGAACGGTGTGGCGGCGGGCGAGGAGATCCTCCGGCGTTTCCTTCGGGCTTCCGTCCCGCAGCAGGGCCCCCGGCAGGGAACAGTGGTACCTGAGGCCGTGACCGGTCTGCCCGGCAGGTGA
- a CDS encoding O-methyltransferase has translation MSKGNETKITDELYAYMLAHNPPLDAVQRELVATTYAHLPEQAGMQSAEEQGPLLAFLVRLTGARHIVEVGTFTGFSALAMAQALPADGRLIACDISEEWTAYGREAWEKAGVADRIELRIAPALDTLGAMPSEPHIDLAYLDADKGNYIPYWEELVPRMRRGGLIVTDNVLFHGGVTDPRATGGAAAIKEFNEHVAADPRMDSVMLTVADGLTLSRKR, from the coding sequence ATGAGCAAGGGAAACGAAACCAAGATCACGGACGAGCTGTACGCGTACATGCTGGCGCACAACCCGCCGCTCGACGCGGTACAGCGTGAACTCGTCGCGACCACGTACGCGCACCTTCCCGAACAGGCGGGGATGCAGTCCGCCGAGGAGCAGGGCCCACTGCTCGCCTTCCTCGTACGGCTGACGGGTGCCCGGCACATCGTCGAGGTCGGGACGTTCACCGGGTTCTCGGCCCTGGCGATGGCGCAGGCACTGCCCGCCGACGGACGGCTGATCGCCTGCGACATCTCGGAGGAGTGGACCGCCTACGGCCGCGAGGCGTGGGAGAAGGCAGGTGTCGCCGACCGGATCGAGCTCCGCATCGCCCCCGCTCTCGACACCCTGGGGGCCATGCCGTCCGAGCCGCACATCGATCTGGCCTATCTGGACGCGGACAAGGGCAACTACATTCCGTACTGGGAAGAGCTGGTGCCGCGGATGCGCCGGGGCGGCCTGATCGTCACCGACAACGTGCTGTTCCACGGCGGTGTGACCGACCCACGGGCGACCGGCGGAGCGGCGGCCATCAAGGAGTTCAACGAGCATGTGGCCGCAGATCCGCGGATGGACAGCGTGATGCTCACCGTGGCGGACGGACTGACCCTCTCCCGTAAGCGGTAG
- a CDS encoding FmdB family zinc ribbon protein, translating to MPRYEYRCRSCGDTFELSRPMAESSAPASCPAGHEDTVKLLSAVAVGGASAKSAPAAPSGGGGCCGGGCCG from the coding sequence ATGCCTCGTTACGAATACCGCTGCCGCTCCTGCGGAGACACGTTCGAACTCAGCCGTCCGATGGCCGAGTCGTCGGCCCCTGCCTCCTGCCCTGCCGGGCACGAGGACACGGTGAAGCTCCTCTCCGCGGTGGCCGTGGGCGGGGCATCGGCCAAGTCCGCGCCGGCCGCCCCGTCGGGCGGCGGCGGCTGCTGCGGTGGGGGCTGCTGCGGCTGA
- a CDS encoding DUF4383 domain-containing protein, whose product MATHAVHPPRRRAQKPARRSRAARLDDHLPIDHRLNSIYRVGAGLMGLLLLAFGILGIIDKIGFFNTGEATVAGLNTNGALSVLSICVGLLLFVGMVIGGNFASTVNMVLGIAFILSGFINLALLDTGFNFLAFRMQNVLFSFVVGLMLMMFGMYGRVSGGLPHDNPYWRARHPDEAAVEQRHDRSSSMPVAGRSRITR is encoded by the coding sequence ATGGCTACCCATGCAGTGCATCCCCCGCGGCGACGTGCACAGAAGCCCGCACGGCGCAGCAGAGCCGCTCGGCTCGACGACCATCTCCCGATCGATCACCGGCTCAACAGCATCTATCGCGTAGGGGCGGGGTTGATGGGACTGTTGCTGCTCGCCTTCGGCATCCTGGGAATCATCGACAAGATCGGCTTCTTCAACACGGGCGAAGCGACTGTCGCGGGCCTGAACACCAATGGGGCGCTCAGCGTCCTCTCCATCTGCGTCGGCCTGCTCCTGTTCGTCGGGATGGTGATCGGCGGCAACTTCGCCTCGACGGTCAACATGGTCCTGGGTATCGCGTTCATCCTCAGTGGCTTCATCAATCTGGCACTGCTCGACACCGGCTTCAATTTCCTCGCCTTCCGCATGCAGAACGTCCTGTTCAGCTTTGTCGTCGGGCTGATGCTGATGATGTTCGGGATGTACGGAAGGGTCAGCGGCGGGCTCCCGCACGACAACCCGTACTGGCGTGCCCGCCATCCCGATGAGGCCGCCGTGGAACAGCGCCACGACCGGAGTTCGTCGATGCCGGTTGCCGGCCGGAGCCGTATTACGCGGTAG